From Paenibacillus sp. GP183, one genomic window encodes:
- a CDS encoding flagellar hook-length control protein FliK: MDISMMTAPTAVNSTATPATGTANQQAVNASGKSQAASKGGLTFTQLLDGQMKQESITVPTDAAMTLAGLIQMLQSLTLPIQNVVQTQNKSETAGGLPVILLKAMNSNEALANKLLQDPNLIQWFQQTQEILGALSGNDAVPVKAAGIPQSALNTKNLQAQNTLLTLASMLKEQPNNAVLQHITQDLQKLIEPLLPQLALGLNPAPASQNPAADPAGFEAAGNQAIANGLPIHKASMKQSGPLAASQPDAGKQSYKSDEGIANVVTVQPVKSQLEWLAAKNAVNASYNSLPITETKQEQLPQLTADPTASNSPILQFTDMLKAPLPTEAVVKPATQTIYAANFAQDMTEHMLKNMKITLADGISEAKLSLFPKNLGHVDVKITMHEGHLTAQFAADSLAGKQMLESQLPQLRQSLQSQGLLVEKLEVTQNLNTQSGMFQDQRQGQWTGQNFRPTKSKSSASYELDNVEFIQQLSSAAQMRSAAYNNSFDVTA, from the coding sequence GAATGCATCCGGCAAATCACAGGCAGCTTCAAAAGGCGGACTCACGTTCACACAGCTGCTCGATGGCCAAATGAAGCAAGAAAGCATTACGGTGCCCACTGATGCTGCAATGACGTTGGCAGGACTTATTCAAATGCTCCAAAGCCTAACTCTGCCGATCCAGAATGTCGTGCAAACCCAGAATAAGAGTGAGACTGCTGGCGGACTTCCTGTGATACTTCTTAAAGCCATGAACAGCAATGAGGCTCTCGCGAATAAACTCTTGCAAGACCCTAATCTGATTCAGTGGTTTCAGCAGACGCAAGAAATTCTCGGCGCTCTGTCAGGTAATGATGCAGTCCCTGTGAAAGCTGCTGGTATTCCGCAATCCGCATTGAACACCAAGAACCTGCAGGCGCAAAATACACTTTTGACCCTTGCATCGATGCTTAAGGAGCAGCCGAATAACGCAGTTCTTCAGCACATTACGCAGGATTTGCAAAAGCTGATTGAACCCTTGCTGCCTCAGCTCGCTCTTGGATTAAATCCTGCTCCGGCAAGCCAAAACCCCGCAGCAGACCCTGCCGGTTTTGAAGCAGCTGGAAATCAGGCAATTGCCAATGGTTTGCCAATTCACAAGGCTTCAATGAAGCAATCAGGGCCGCTCGCAGCAAGCCAGCCTGATGCCGGAAAGCAGAGCTACAAATCGGATGAAGGCATAGCCAATGTGGTTACCGTTCAACCAGTCAAGTCACAGCTTGAATGGTTAGCAGCTAAGAATGCGGTAAATGCGAGCTACAATTCGCTGCCGATCACAGAAACGAAACAGGAACAACTGCCTCAGCTGACAGCAGATCCAACGGCGAGCAACAGCCCAATCCTGCAGTTTACGGATATGCTAAAGGCACCTTTGCCAACAGAAGCTGTCGTGAAACCTGCAACTCAGACTATTTACGCGGCTAACTTTGCCCAGGACATGACCGAGCATATGCTGAAAAACATGAAGATCACACTGGCTGACGGCATATCTGAAGCGAAGCTTTCCTTATTTCCCAAAAATCTGGGACATGTTGATGTGAAAATCACGATGCATGAAGGACATTTGACCGCTCAATTTGCGGCAGACTCATTGGCAGGCAAGCAAATGCTGGAAAGTCAGCTTCCACAGCTTAGGCAATCGCTGCAAAGCCAAGGACTTCTTGTAGAAAAGCTGGAAGTCACGCAAAACCTGAATACGCAATCCGGTATGTTTCAGGACCAGCGGCAAGGTCAGTGGACTGGGCAAAACTTTAGACCAACAAAGAGCAAATCGTCTGCAAGCTATGAGTTGGACAATGTTGAATTTATTCAACAGCTCTCAAGCGCGGCTCAGATGAGAAGTGCAGCCTATAACAACTCATTTGATGTAACTGCTTAA
- a CDS encoding flagellar hook capping FlgD N-terminal domain-containing protein, protein MADPIVGSVDSLINKTPVSKKTGGNSLGKDDFLKILITQLKYQDPSQPLQDKEFIAQMAQFTSVEQLSNMASEMKLLRQSLGTSSDLIGKTVSWLSKDSTGISIEKTGKVDSITFKNGNQFINVGGEALTVSQLTKIANIGGTG, encoded by the coding sequence ATGGCTGATCCCATTGTCGGCAGCGTAGATTCTTTGATTAACAAAACACCAGTCAGCAAGAAGACTGGCGGCAATTCTTTAGGCAAAGACGACTTCCTGAAAATTTTAATCACCCAGCTCAAATATCAGGATCCCTCACAACCTTTGCAGGACAAAGAATTTATCGCACAAATGGCACAATTTACTTCCGTCGAGCAGCTTAGCAATATGGCCAGTGAAATGAAGCTTCTCAGGCAATCGCTCGGCACATCTTCAGATTTGATCGGCAAAACGGTATCCTGGCTAAGCAAGGATAGTACCGGAATATCCATTGAAAAGACAGGCAAAGTGGATTCGATCACATTTAAGAATGGCAACCAATTTATCAATGTGGGCGGGGAAGCCCTTACGGTGAGCCAACTCACGAAAATTGCCAATATCGGAGGTACAGGGTAA
- a CDS encoding TIGR02530 family flagellar biosynthesis protein, whose amino-acid sequence MERISIGQLYPSAVPPASTRRAALQTPAAQPGNPSFQNILQDQLVRFSHHAEARLEQRGIQLQPEQLSKLGSAIDQAAAKGAKDALMLMGSVALIVNIPNRTVVTAMDGSAMKDNVFTKIDSAVVIS is encoded by the coding sequence ATGGAAAGAATATCGATAGGGCAGCTTTATCCGAGTGCAGTTCCTCCTGCGTCAACAAGACGCGCAGCCCTACAGACACCTGCGGCACAACCCGGTAACCCAAGCTTTCAAAACATCCTGCAAGATCAATTGGTACGTTTCAGCCATCATGCGGAAGCGAGGCTGGAGCAGCGCGGCATTCAATTGCAGCCCGAACAACTGTCCAAGCTGGGATCGGCCATCGATCAAGCTGCTGCCAAAGGGGCCAAGGATGCTTTAATGTTAATGGGCTCCGTAGCGCTTATTGTGAACATTCCCAATCGAACAGTAGTGACGGCGATGGATGGCAGCGCAATGAAAGACAATGTGTTTACGAAAATTGACAGTGCGGTCGTTATTTCTTAG